Proteins co-encoded in one Lucilia cuprina isolate Lc7/37 chromosome X, ASM2204524v1, whole genome shotgun sequence genomic window:
- the LOC111675694 gene encoding uncharacterized protein LOC111675694, whose product MLTLLKQKVSSAFVSQKLLELDAHNEESKTFAVLWYLHYIFSPNQKVNTDPSGSKIRKKFSIADSQNSFAILADSSQELETKIKLLQLQNRCIQPKLLIVGQLTNIKSINIYLDNIRYPFCNILKAFDILFKLFFVFNLQYPEESELFYNFIQNCFFLLQKKYTKISSIKHELSSNV is encoded by the exons ATGTTGActttactaaaacaaaaagtatcTTCAGCATTTGTCTCACAAAAACTGTTAGAACTTGATGCTCACAATGaag AATCTAAAACATTCGCTGTTTTGTGGTACCTTCACTACATATTTTCCCCTAATCAAAAGGTTAATACTGATCCTAGTGGcagcaaaataagaaaaaaattttccattgctGATTCACAAAATAGTTTTGCTATCTTAGCAGACAGCAGTCAGGaattagaaacaaaaattaaattgcttCAACTTCAAAATCGCTGTATTCAACCAAAACTGTTAATTGTGGGACaattaacaaacattaaatccattaacatttatttagatAATATAAGGTATCCATTTTGTAACATATTAAAAGCATTTGATAtactttttaagttattttttgtatttaacttaCAATATCCCGAAGAATCGgaacttttttacaattttattcaaaactgtttttttttattacaaaaaaaatatactaaaatttcCTCCATTAAACATGAGTTGTCCAGCAATgtataa